The Rhodopseudomonas palustris genome window below encodes:
- a CDS encoding AraC family transcriptional regulator, whose protein sequence is MPDASASAIALDYPLNRTPVVHTTDTEEMRHALINFYGAQTFSAEAEGFEGFGSFVKLDVTAFGFCRYASRAVAEFSETDFARLQIALRGNGRTTSGGSSVEVDSECWCVSSSGAPSRLEYGAGYEQLVVRFSNEKLMATLEAMLGVKPRGRLVFAPTVRSGDCGALALRDFGLFLARHVDPAQPLPPLMLRELEQTLMVSLLSVARHNFSDQLDRNAPDSAPDYVRVAEEFIAASWNRAITINDLAAVTNVGVRSLFKSFQKHRGYSPMAFAKTIRLNKAREMLLQGDPSRSVTSVAFACGFSNLGHFAHDYRQKHGELPSETLARAR, encoded by the coding sequence ATGCCCGACGCTTCCGCGAGCGCCATTGCCCTTGACTATCCGCTGAACCGGACCCCGGTCGTCCACACCACGGACACCGAGGAAATGCGCCATGCGCTGATCAATTTCTATGGCGCGCAGACCTTCTCCGCGGAGGCTGAAGGCTTCGAAGGGTTCGGCAGCTTCGTCAAGCTCGACGTGACCGCTTTCGGTTTCTGCCGCTACGCCTCGCGGGCCGTCGCCGAGTTCTCCGAAACCGACTTCGCCCGGCTGCAGATCGCGTTGCGCGGCAACGGCCGAACGACATCGGGCGGCTCGAGCGTCGAGGTCGACAGCGAGTGCTGGTGCGTGTCGTCGTCCGGCGCGCCGTCGCGGCTCGAATACGGCGCCGGCTACGAGCAGCTGGTGGTCCGGTTTTCCAACGAGAAACTGATGGCGACGCTCGAAGCGATGCTGGGCGTCAAGCCGCGCGGTCGGTTGGTATTCGCGCCGACGGTGCGGAGCGGCGATTGCGGCGCGCTGGCGCTGCGCGATTTCGGCCTGTTTCTCGCCCGGCATGTCGATCCGGCGCAGCCGCTGCCTCCGCTGATGCTGCGCGAACTCGAGCAAACGCTGATGGTGTCGTTGCTGAGCGTTGCGCGGCACAATTTCAGCGATCAGCTCGATCGCAACGCACCGGACAGCGCGCCGGACTACGTCCGCGTCGCCGAGGAATTCATCGCGGCGTCGTGGAACAGGGCGATCACCATCAACGATCTCGCGGCCGTGACCAATGTCGGCGTCCGCAGCCTGTTCAAGTCGTTTCAGAAGCACCGCGGCTATTCGCCGATGGCGTTCGCCAAGACGATACGGCTCAACAAGGCCCGCGAGATGCTGCTGCAGGGCGATCCGTCGCGCTCGGTCACTTCGGTCGCGTTTGCCTGCGGCTTCAGCAATCTCGGCCATTTCGCCCACGATTATCGCCAGAAGCACGGCGAATTGCCGTCGGAGACGCTGGCGCGGGCGCGCTGA